In Mixta intestinalis, the following are encoded in one genomic region:
- a CDS encoding MdtA/MuxA family multidrug efflux RND transporter periplasmic adaptor subunit, whose translation MNASRRISKKTLLLIFVALVAVAAYFLWPHGVDSGTEGAGGKPTQQQRGKGGRRNMPLAPVQAATAQTQSVPQYFSGLGTVTAANTVTVRSRVDGELMALHFKEGEQVKAGQLLAEIDPRPYQVALSQAQGQLARDRATLANARRDLARYEKLAKTHLVSQQELDTQRSAVSETLGTIKADEASVASAELNLSYSRITAPIDGRAGLKQVDVGNYISSGDTSGLVVLTQTHPIDVLFTLPENTIQAILQAQKAGQPLLVEAWDRSNSELLTSGTLLSLDNQIDTTTGTIKLKARFSNEDDRLFPNQFVNARLKVNTLHDAVVIPAAALQMGSEGNFVWVVNNDNKVSKKSVTPGLQDSQKVVISAGLSAGERVVTDGLDRLTEGATVEVVAPQSTAAAEEKTTPPEKAERTRGDRAKGDRA comes from the coding sequence ATGAATGCCTCACGCCGTATCTCGAAAAAAACGCTGTTACTCATCTTTGTTGCGCTGGTCGCCGTCGCTGCTTATTTCCTTTGGCCACATGGCGTAGACAGCGGTACGGAAGGCGCGGGCGGTAAGCCGACACAGCAACAGCGCGGCAAAGGTGGAAGGCGCAATATGCCGCTGGCACCGGTACAGGCAGCCACCGCGCAGACGCAAAGCGTACCGCAATACTTTTCCGGCCTCGGCACCGTTACCGCCGCCAATACGGTGACGGTACGCAGCCGCGTCGATGGTGAGCTAATGGCACTCCACTTTAAGGAAGGCGAACAGGTTAAAGCAGGCCAGCTGCTGGCTGAGATCGATCCGCGTCCCTACCAGGTTGCGCTAAGCCAGGCACAGGGCCAGTTAGCACGCGATCGCGCCACTCTTGCTAACGCGCGTCGTGACCTGGCGCGCTATGAAAAACTGGCGAAAACCCATCTGGTTTCACAGCAGGAGTTGGATACTCAGCGGTCAGCGGTCAGCGAAACGCTGGGCACCATCAAGGCTGATGAAGCCAGCGTCGCCAGCGCTGAGCTGAATCTCAGCTACAGCCGCATTACCGCCCCTATTGATGGTCGCGCTGGCCTGAAACAGGTAGACGTTGGCAACTATATCTCCAGCGGCGATACCAGCGGGCTGGTGGTACTGACACAGACTCACCCTATCGATGTTTTGTTCACCCTGCCGGAAAATACCATTCAGGCGATTTTACAGGCGCAGAAAGCGGGCCAGCCGCTGCTGGTCGAGGCCTGGGATCGCAGCAACAGCGAGCTGCTGACCAGCGGCACGCTGCTGAGCCTGGATAACCAGATCGATACCACCACCGGCACCATCAAGCTTAAAGCACGCTTCAGCAATGAAGACGATCGCCTGTTCCCTAATCAGTTCGTTAATGCGCGCCTGAAAGTCAATACTCTGCACGATGCGGTAGTGATCCCCGCCGCCGCGCTACAGATGGGCAGCGAAGGCAACTTTGTCTGGGTAGTGAATAACGATAATAAAGTCAGTAAGAAAAGCGTCACGCCCGGCCTACAGGACAGCCAGAAAGTCGTCATCAGCGCCGGACTGAGCGCGGGCGAACGCGTGGTCACTGACGGACTGGATCGCCTGACGGAAGGCGCAACGGTTGAAGTGGTAGCCCCGCAGTCAACCGCTGCCGCCGAAGAGAAAACGACCCCGCCTGAAAAAGCCGAACGCACACGTGGCGATCGCGCTAAGGGAGATCGCGCCTGA
- a CDS encoding MdtB/MuxB family multidrug efflux RND transporter permease subunit, protein MQVLPPNATGGPSRHFILRPVATTLLMVAILLAGILGYRFLPVSALPEVDYPTIQVVTLYPGASPDVVTSAITAPLERQFGQMSGLQQMSSQSSGGASVVTLQFQLTLPLDVAEQEVQAAINSATNLLPNDLPNPPVYSKVNPADPPIMTLAVTTSSMPMTQVQDMVETRIAQKISQVSGVGLVTLSGGQRPAVRVKMNAQALASLGLDSETVRTAIASANVNSAKGSMDGPERSITLSANDQMQSAEDYRQLIIAYRNNAPVRLGDVATVEQGAENSWLGAWANRQQAIVLNVQRQPGANIIATADNIRSLLPELTASLPKSVEVTLLSDRTTNIRASVHDVQMELLLALALVVMIIYLFLRNVPATIIPAVAVPLSLIGTFAVLYLLGFSINNLTLMALTIATGFVVDDAIVVIENISRYIEQGEKPLAATLKGAGEIGFTIISLTFSLIAVLIPLLFMGDIVGRLFREFAVTLAVAILISAIVSLTLTPMMCARMLNAESLRKQNRFSRASEAMFERIIAFYGRGLTRVLQHPWITLGVALATLLLTLLLWVLIPKGFFPLQDNGIIQGTLQAPQSVSYASMAQRTRDVATIIERDPAVQSVTSFVGVDGTNPALNSARVQINLKPLEERDDRIPAVVERLQSAVAQLPGVTLWLQPVQDLTIDTQLSRTQYQFTLQTSSLESLSEWVPQLVARLRTLPQLKDVSSDWQDKGLEAYVNVDRDSASRLGISMSDIDNALYNAFGQRLISTIYTQANQYRVVLEQDTRQTPGLAALNDIRIATSDGGAVPLSTVAKIEQRHGALTVNHLDQFPSTTFSFNLSEGYSLGEAVKAIGAAEKDLAMPSDIMTRFQGSTLAFQAALGSTVWLIVAAIVAMYIVLGVLYESFIHPITILSTLPTAGVGALLALMLSGHELDVIAIIGIILLIGIVKKNAIMMIDFALAAEREQGKTPYEAIYQACLLRFRPILMTTLAALLGALPLMLSTGVGAELRRPLGIAMVGGLILSQVLTLFTTPVIYLLFDRLAHYTRRRLHSGEARP, encoded by the coding sequence ATGCAGGTTTTGCCTCCTAACGCCACCGGCGGGCCATCCCGCCACTTTATCCTGCGCCCGGTTGCCACTACCCTGTTGATGGTGGCTATTCTGCTGGCAGGTATCCTCGGTTATCGCTTCTTACCCGTGTCCGCCCTGCCGGAAGTGGATTACCCGACGATTCAGGTCGTTACGCTTTATCCCGGAGCCAGTCCTGATGTTGTTACGTCGGCGATTACCGCACCGCTGGAGCGTCAGTTCGGCCAGATGTCCGGCCTGCAACAGATGTCGTCGCAGAGTTCCGGCGGCGCTTCGGTGGTAACCTTACAGTTTCAGCTAACGCTGCCGCTTGATGTTGCCGAACAGGAAGTACAGGCGGCGATCAACTCGGCCACCAACCTGCTGCCGAACGATCTGCCTAATCCACCGGTCTACAGTAAGGTCAACCCCGCCGATCCGCCAATTATGACGCTGGCGGTAACCACCAGCAGTATGCCGATGACCCAGGTGCAGGATATGGTGGAAACCCGTATCGCCCAGAAAATTTCGCAGGTCAGCGGCGTCGGCCTGGTGACGCTGTCCGGCGGGCAGCGCCCGGCAGTACGGGTAAAAATGAATGCGCAGGCGCTCGCCTCGCTCGGCCTTGACAGCGAAACGGTACGTACCGCCATCGCCAGCGCCAACGTTAACTCGGCAAAAGGCAGCATGGACGGCCCGGAACGCTCGATTACGCTATCGGCAAACGATCAGATGCAGTCGGCGGAAGATTATCGTCAGCTGATTATTGCCTATCGTAACAACGCACCGGTCCGGCTGGGCGATGTCGCCACCGTGGAACAGGGCGCGGAAAACAGCTGGCTGGGTGCCTGGGCCAACCGCCAGCAGGCAATCGTGCTCAACGTACAGCGTCAGCCGGGCGCAAATATTATCGCCACCGCCGACAATATTCGCAGCCTGCTGCCGGAGCTGACCGCTTCGTTGCCAAAATCGGTTGAGGTTACCCTGCTCTCCGATCGCACCACCAATATTCGCGCTTCCGTGCACGATGTGCAGATGGAACTGCTGCTGGCGCTGGCGCTGGTGGTAATGATTATCTACCTGTTTTTACGCAACGTGCCCGCCACGATTATTCCGGCGGTAGCGGTACCGCTTTCGCTGATCGGCACCTTTGCCGTGCTCTACCTGCTCGGTTTCTCCATCAATAACCTGACGCTGATGGCATTGACCATCGCTACCGGTTTCGTGGTGGACGACGCTATCGTGGTCATTGAAAATATCTCACGCTATATCGAACAGGGCGAGAAGCCGCTGGCGGCAACGCTGAAAGGCGCGGGTGAAATCGGCTTTACCATTATCTCACTGACCTTTTCCCTGATTGCGGTGCTGATCCCGCTGCTGTTTATGGGCGATATCGTCGGGCGCCTGTTCCGCGAGTTCGCCGTGACGCTGGCGGTAGCGATATTAATCTCCGCCATTGTTTCGCTGACGCTGACGCCGATGATGTGCGCCCGCATGCTGAATGCAGAATCGCTGCGCAAGCAGAATCGCTTTTCCCGTGCCAGCGAAGCAATGTTTGAACGCATTATTGCTTTTTACGGGCGCGGCCTGACGCGCGTGCTGCAACATCCGTGGATAACGCTGGGCGTGGCGCTGGCAACGCTGCTGCTGACGCTGCTGCTGTGGGTATTGATCCCCAAAGGTTTCTTCCCGCTACAGGATAACGGCATTATTCAGGGCACATTGCAGGCACCGCAGAGCGTCTCCTATGCCAGCATGGCACAGCGCACGCGCGATGTGGCAACGATTATCGAACGCGATCCGGCGGTGCAGAGCGTGACCTCTTTTGTCGGCGTGGACGGCACCAACCCGGCGCTGAACAGCGCCCGCGTACAGATCAACCTCAAGCCGCTGGAGGAACGCGACGACCGTATTCCGGCAGTGGTGGAGCGCCTGCAAAGTGCGGTTGCGCAGCTGCCCGGCGTCACGCTCTGGCTACAGCCGGTGCAGGATCTGACCATCGATACCCAGCTGAGCCGCACCCAGTATCAGTTTACCCTGCAAACCAGTTCGCTGGAGTCACTGAGCGAATGGGTGCCGCAGCTGGTGGCCCGTCTGCGTACCCTGCCCCAGTTGAAAGACGTCAGCAGCGACTGGCAGGACAAAGGGCTGGAAGCTTACGTGAACGTCGATCGCGACAGCGCCAGCCGCCTCGGCATCAGCATGAGCGATATCGATAACGCGCTGTATAACGCCTTTGGTCAGCGTTTGATTTCCACTATTTATACCCAGGCCAACCAGTATCGCGTGGTGCTGGAACAGGATACCCGCCAGACACCAGGTCTTGCCGCGCTGAACGATATCCGTATCGCCACCAGCGACGGCGGCGCGGTGCCGCTCAGCACCGTGGCAAAAATTGAGCAGCGGCACGGCGCACTGACGGTAAACCATCTCGATCAGTTCCCTTCAACGACGTTCTCATTCAACCTGAGCGAAGGCTATTCGCTGGGCGAAGCGGTTAAGGCGATTGGCGCGGCGGAGAAAGATCTCGCCATGCCGTCAGATATCATGACCCGCTTCCAGGGCAGCACGCTGGCTTTCCAGGCGGCGCTGGGCAGCACGGTCTGGCTGATTGTCGCCGCTATCGTGGCGATGTATATCGTGCTGGGCGTGCTGTATGAAAGCTTTATTCATCCCATCACCATTCTCTCCACGCTGCCTACCGCAGGCGTCGGCGCGCTGCTGGCGCTGATGCTCAGCGGGCATGAGCTGGATGTGATCGCCATCATCGGCATCATTCTGCTGATCGGCATCGTGAAGAAAAACGCCATTATGATGATCGACTTCGCCCTTGCCGCCGAACGCGAACAGGGTAAAACGCCTTACGAGGCGATCTATCAGGCCTGCCTGCTGCGCTTCCGTCCGATTCTGATGACCACGCTGGCGGCGCTGTTAGGCGCGCTGCCGCTGATGCTGAGCACCGGCGTTGGCGCAGAATTACGCCGCCCGCTCGGTATCGCCATGGTTGGCGGGCTGATCCTCAGTCAGGTACTGACGCTATTCACCACGCCGGTTATTTACCTGCTGTTCGATCGCCTGGCGCACTATACGCGCCGACGCCTGCATTCCGGGGAGGCGCGTCCGTGA
- the mdtC gene encoding multidrug efflux RND transporter permease subunit MdtC — MKFFALFIYRPVATCLLTLAIALVGILGYRLLPVAPLPQVDFPVIMVSASLPGASPETMASSVATPLERSLGRIAGVSEMTSTSSLGSTRIIMVFDYDRDINGAARDVQAAINAAQSLLPSGMPSRPNWRKANPSDAPIMIMTLTSDDWTPGQLYDYASTQLAQKLSQIEGVGDVTVGGSSLPAVRVALNPQALFNQGVSLDAVRSAISAANVRRPQGALETGTQRWQLKTNDELKTAAEYRPLVVHYNNGAAVRLQDVATVSDSVQDVRNAGMTNAKPAVLLVIRKTAEANIIQTVDRIRAEIPELRESIPAAISLAIAQDRSPTIRASLEEVEQSLVIAVALVILVVFLFLRSGRATLIPAVAVPVSLIGTFAAMYLCGFSLNNLSLMALTIATGFVVDDAIVVLENISRHIEAGMKPLQAALQGVREVGFTVLSMSVSLVAVFIPLLLMGGLVGRLFREFAVTLSVAILISLVISLTLTPMMCAWLLKAKRSEAPRNNHFNRMMQGLQHGYGRSLHWVLDRARWTLLVLLATIGLTIYLYITIPKTFFPEQDTGRLMGFISADQSISFQAMRGKLSDFMKIIREDPAVDNVTGFTGGSRTNSGSMFISLKPLSERKESAQQIIARLRVKLAKEPGASLFLMPVQDIRVGGRQANASYQYTLLSDSLSDLREWEPKIRQAFSKLPDLADVSSDQQDKGAEMALTYDRESMARLGISVSDANALLNNAFGQRQVSTIYQPLNQYKVVMEVDPRYTQDISALDQMFVVNGDGKAIPLSWFARWQPSNAPLSVNHQGLSAASTIAFNLPEGVSLSQASESIERTMTALGVPSSVRGNFAGTAQVFKETQNSQLWLIIAAIATVYIVLGILYESYVHPLTILSTLPSAGVGALLALEGFGAPFSLIALIGIMLLIGIVKKNAIMMVDFALDAQRNSGMAPREAIYQASLLRFRPILMTTLAALLGALPLVLTSGDGAELRQPLGITIVGGLVMSQLLTLYTTPVVYLYMDKLRRRKQPVPVAG; from the coding sequence GTGAAATTCTTTGCGCTGTTTATCTATCGCCCGGTCGCTACCTGTCTGTTGACGCTGGCGATCGCGCTGGTGGGCATCCTCGGCTATCGCCTGCTGCCGGTCGCGCCGCTGCCGCAGGTTGATTTTCCGGTGATTATGGTCAGCGCCTCGCTGCCGGGCGCCTCGCCGGAAACCATGGCATCCTCGGTTGCCACGCCGCTGGAGCGCTCGCTGGGACGCATCGCCGGCGTCAGCGAAATGACCTCCACCAGTTCGCTGGGCAGTACGCGCATCATTATGGTGTTTGACTACGATCGCGATATCAACGGCGCGGCGCGCGACGTACAGGCGGCGATCAATGCGGCGCAAAGCCTGCTGCCGAGCGGGATGCCGAGCCGTCCCAACTGGCGCAAAGCCAACCCTTCCGACGCACCGATTATGATTATGACGCTGACCTCGGATGACTGGACGCCCGGTCAGCTTTACGATTACGCCTCCACGCAGCTGGCGCAGAAGCTGTCGCAGATCGAAGGCGTCGGTGACGTTACCGTTGGCGGCAGTTCACTGCCCGCCGTGCGCGTGGCGCTCAACCCGCAGGCGCTGTTTAATCAGGGCGTTTCACTGGATGCGGTGCGCTCGGCCATTTCCGCCGCCAACGTGCGTCGCCCACAGGGGGCGCTGGAAACCGGCACACAGCGCTGGCAGCTGAAAACCAACGATGAGCTAAAAACCGCCGCGGAGTATCGCCCGCTGGTAGTGCACTACAACAACGGTGCGGCGGTACGCTTGCAGGATGTCGCCACGGTCAGCGACTCGGTACAGGACGTACGCAACGCCGGGATGACCAACGCCAAACCGGCGGTACTGTTGGTGATCCGCAAAACCGCCGAGGCCAACATCATTCAGACGGTGGATCGTATCCGCGCCGAAATACCAGAACTGCGTGAATCGATTCCCGCTGCCATTTCGCTGGCCATCGCCCAGGACCGTTCGCCAACCATTCGCGCCTCTCTGGAAGAGGTAGAGCAGTCGCTGGTGATCGCCGTAGCGCTGGTGATTCTGGTGGTGTTTCTGTTCCTGCGTTCCGGACGCGCCACGCTGATTCCGGCGGTGGCGGTGCCGGTATCGCTGATCGGTACGTTTGCCGCCATGTACCTGTGCGGCTTCAGCCTGAATAACCTGTCGCTGATGGCGCTGACCATCGCCACCGGCTTTGTGGTGGATGACGCCATCGTGGTGCTGGAGAATATTTCCCGCCATATTGAAGCGGGCATGAAGCCGTTGCAGGCGGCGCTACAGGGGGTACGAGAAGTCGGCTTTACCGTACTGTCGATGAGCGTGTCGCTGGTGGCGGTGTTTATTCCGCTGCTGCTGATGGGCGGTCTGGTTGGGCGTCTGTTCCGCGAATTCGCCGTCACGCTGTCGGTGGCGATCCTGATTTCGCTGGTGATCTCACTGACCTTAACGCCGATGATGTGCGCCTGGCTGCTGAAGGCAAAGCGCAGCGAGGCGCCGCGCAATAATCATTTTAACCGTATGATGCAGGGGCTACAGCACGGTTATGGCCGTTCGCTGCACTGGGTGCTCGATCGCGCACGCTGGACGCTGCTGGTGCTGTTGGCAACCATCGGCCTGACGATTTACCTCTATATCACTATTCCAAAAACCTTTTTCCCGGAACAGGATACCGGGCGGCTGATGGGCTTTATCTCTGCCGATCAGAGCATTTCCTTCCAGGCAATGCGCGGCAAGCTGTCAGACTTTATGAAAATTATCCGTGAAGATCCGGCGGTAGATAACGTGACCGGCTTTACCGGCGGCTCGCGCACCAACAGCGGTTCGATGTTTATTTCGCTGAAGCCGCTCTCTGAGCGCAAAGAGAGCGCTCAACAGATTATTGCCCGCCTGCGCGTCAAGCTGGCGAAAGAGCCGGGTGCCAGCCTGTTCCTGATGCCGGTACAGGATATTCGCGTCGGCGGACGCCAGGCCAACGCCAGCTACCAGTACACGCTGCTGTCGGACAGCCTGAGCGATCTGCGTGAATGGGAGCCGAAAATCCGGCAGGCCTTCAGCAAGCTACCGGATCTCGCCGACGTCAGCTCCGATCAGCAGGATAAGGGCGCGGAGATGGCGCTGACTTACGATCGCGAAAGTATGGCGCGGCTCGGTATCAGCGTGTCGGACGCCAATGCCTTGCTCAATAACGCCTTTGGTCAGCGTCAGGTTTCTACTATCTATCAGCCGCTAAACCAGTACAAAGTGGTGATGGAAGTCGACCCGCGCTACACCCAGGATATCAGCGCGCTCGATCAGATGTTTGTGGTCAACGGCGATGGCAAGGCGATCCCGCTCTCCTGGTTTGCCCGCTGGCAGCCTTCTAACGCGCCGCTGTCGGTCAACCATCAGGGGCTTTCCGCCGCGTCAACCATTGCCTTTAACCTGCCGGAAGGCGTTTCGCTGTCGCAGGCATCAGAATCCATCGAACGAACCATGACCGCGCTTGGCGTTCCTTCCAGCGTGCGCGGCAACTTTGCTGGCACAGCACAGGTGTTTAAAGAGACGCAGAACAGCCAGCTCTGGCTGATAATTGCAGCTATCGCCACGGTGTATATTGTGCTGGGCATATTATATGAAAGCTATGTACATCCGCTTACTATCCTTTCGACCCTGCCATCGGCGGGCGTCGGCGCGCTGCTGGCGCTGGAGGGATTTGGCGCACCGTTCAGCCTGATTGCGCTAATCGGTATCATGCTGCTGATCGGTATCGTGAAGAAAAATGCCATTATGATGGTTGATTTCGCGCTGGACGCGCAGCGTAACAGCGGCATGGCACCACGCGAGGCCATTTATCAGGCGTCACTGCTGCGTTTTCGCCCGATCCTGATGACCACGCTGGCTGCCCTGCTGGGCGCGCTGCCGCTGGTACTGACCAGCGGGGATGGTGCGGAACTAAGACAACCGCTGGGGATTACCATTGTTGGCGGCCTGGTAATGAGTCAGCTGTTAACGCTCTATACCACGCCGGTGGTTTATCTCTATATGGATAAGCTGCGTCGACGTAAACAGCCAGTTCCTGTGGCCGGTTAA
- the mdtD gene encoding multidrug transporter subunit MdtD — protein MKNAQSASVRWQLWIVAIGFFMQTLDTTIVNTALPSMARDLGVDPLQMHSVVVSYVLTVAVTLPLSGWLADRFGVRNIFFSAIVLFSLGSLFCALAGSLDQLVLARVLQGFGGAMLVPVGRLTVMKIVPRAQYMAAMTFVTLPGQVGPLVGPALGGVLVEYASWHWIFLINLPVGIIGAIATLTLMPNYSMQTRRFDFSGFLLLAIGMATLTLALDSQHDTAPLKLGLLLLTGLFALLFYLMHARGNDNALFSLKLFANRTYSIGLLGSLTGRIGSGMLPFMTPLFLQLGLGYSPFHAGLMMIPMVLGNMGMKRIVVQIVNRFGYRNVLVGSTLALAVVVLLFPLVALLGWTWALPVVLFFQGMVNAIRFSSMNTLTLKELPDNLASSGNSLLSMVMQLSMSIGVTIAGLLLGAFGHHAAADSPMAHETFIHTWLCVALIIALAALVFWRVPKENSKNAVLSRRRSSR, from the coding sequence ATGAAGAATGCTCAATCTGCATCGGTACGCTGGCAGCTGTGGATCGTCGCCATCGGTTTCTTTATGCAGACGCTGGATACTACTATCGTTAACACCGCCCTGCCCTCAATGGCGCGTGATTTGGGCGTCGATCCGCTCCAGATGCATTCGGTGGTGGTTTCCTACGTGTTGACCGTCGCCGTCACGCTGCCGCTCAGCGGCTGGCTGGCGGATCGCTTTGGCGTGCGCAACATTTTCTTTAGCGCCATCGTGCTGTTCAGCCTCGGCTCGCTGTTTTGCGCCCTGGCCGGTTCGCTGGATCAGCTGGTGCTGGCACGCGTGCTACAGGGGTTCGGCGGCGCGATGCTGGTGCCGGTGGGGCGCCTGACGGTGATGAAGATCGTGCCACGCGCACAGTATATGGCGGCAATGACGTTCGTCACGCTGCCGGGACAGGTAGGTCCGCTGGTCGGGCCGGCACTGGGCGGTGTACTGGTAGAGTACGCCAGCTGGCACTGGATTTTCCTGATTAATCTGCCGGTCGGCATTATTGGCGCTATCGCTACCCTGACGCTAATGCCGAACTACTCGATGCAAACGCGCCGCTTTGATTTTTCCGGCTTTCTGCTGTTGGCAATCGGTATGGCAACGCTGACGCTGGCGCTGGACAGTCAGCACGATACCGCGCCGCTGAAGCTGGGGCTGCTGCTGCTCACCGGCCTGTTTGCGCTGTTGTTCTATCTGATGCATGCGCGCGGCAACGATAACGCGCTGTTCAGCCTGAAGCTGTTCGCTAACCGTACCTATTCCATCGGCCTGCTCGGTAGCCTGACCGGGCGCATCGGCAGCGGCATGTTGCCATTTATGACGCCGCTGTTCTTACAGCTCGGCCTCGGCTACAGTCCGTTTCACGCCGGGTTGATGATGATTCCGATGGTGCTTGGCAATATGGGGATGAAGCGTATCGTAGTGCAGATCGTCAACCGCTTCGGCTACCGCAATGTGCTGGTCGGATCGACGCTGGCGCTCGCCGTAGTAGTATTGCTGTTTCCGCTGGTAGCGCTGCTGGGCTGGACCTGGGCGCTGCCGGTGGTACTGTTCTTCCAGGGAATGGTCAACGCGATTCGCTTTTCGTCGATGAATACGCTGACGCTGAAGGAACTGCCGGATAACCTCGCCTCCAGCGGCAACAGCCTGTTGTCGATGGTAATGCAGCTTTCAATGAGTATCGGCGTCACCATTGCCGGGCTGCTGCTGGGTGCCTTCGGTCATCATGCCGCTGCCGACAGCCCCATGGCACATGAAACCTTTATCCACACCTGGCTCTGCGTGGCACTGATTATTGCGCTGGCCGCGCTGGTATTCTGGCGCGTACCGAAAGAAAACAGTAAAAATGCGGTCCTGAGCCGCAGGAGATCGTCACGTTAA
- the baeS gene encoding two-component system sensor histidine kinase BaeS, with amino-acid sequence MDKLRFGISAKLFCAIFFTCMLVLITMHWGVRLSFEHGFIDYIKRGNEQRLTLMSEALAEQYQQHGNWNFLRNNNRSMFSILRSLEQNPDNNNYLPPHGWRTQFWVVDQRYRVLFGPHARVPQEGIRHSITTDNGHVVGWVVGSPPERLTRSADINFDQQQRRTSWLIVGLSTLLAAAVTWLMSRGLLAPVKRLVAGTHQLAAGHFTSRVAVSSNDELGRLAQDFNRLASSLEKNESMRRAFMADISHELRTPLAILRGELEAMQDGVRKLTPEAVSSLLMEVGTLTKLVDDLHQLSLSDEGALAYRKSNTDLAALLEMVAGNFHARYASHNLTLKLELPEHAPFFGDPDRLIQLFTNLLENSLRYTDRNGSVSLALYASTAGWRLLIDDSAPGVDDAQREQIFERFYRTEGSRNRASGGSGLGLAICRNIVEAHGGVMSADHSDLGGLQIRVDLPHDKL; translated from the coding sequence ATGGATAAACTGCGTTTTGGCATCAGCGCAAAGCTGTTTTGCGCGATTTTCTTTACCTGCATGCTGGTGCTGATCACCATGCACTGGGGCGTACGCCTCAGCTTCGAGCATGGCTTTATTGATTACATCAAGCGCGGCAACGAGCAGCGGCTGACACTAATGAGCGAGGCGCTGGCGGAGCAGTATCAGCAGCACGGCAACTGGAACTTCCTGCGCAATAATAACCGGTCGATGTTCTCAATCCTGCGCTCGCTGGAGCAGAATCCCGATAACAATAACTACCTGCCGCCGCACGGCTGGCGCACACAGTTTTGGGTGGTCGATCAGCGCTATCGCGTGCTGTTTGGCCCTCACGCGCGGGTGCCACAGGAGGGCATCCGGCACAGTATCACCACCGATAACGGCCACGTGGTTGGCTGGGTGGTCGGCTCGCCGCCGGAGCGGCTGACGCGCAGCGCCGATATCAACTTCGATCAACAGCAACGGCGCACCAGCTGGCTGATTGTTGGCCTGTCTACGCTGCTGGCGGCGGCGGTAACCTGGCTGATGTCGCGTGGCCTGCTGGCACCGGTAAAACGCCTGGTGGCAGGCACCCATCAGCTGGCGGCGGGACACTTTACCAGCCGGGTGGCGGTCAGCAGTAACGATGAACTGGGACGGCTGGCACAGGATTTCAACCGTCTCGCCAGCTCGCTGGAAAAGAATGAAAGTATGCGCCGCGCCTTTATGGCAGATATTTCCCACGAGCTGCGCACGCCGCTGGCGATCCTGCGCGGCGAGCTGGAAGCGATGCAGGATGGCGTACGTAAGTTAACGCCGGAAGCGGTCAGTTCGTTGCTGATGGAGGTCGGCACGCTGACCAAACTGGTGGACGATCTGCATCAGCTGTCGCTTTCCGATGAAGGTGCCCTCGCCTATCGTAAAAGCAATACCGATCTGGCGGCGCTGCTGGAGATGGTGGCCGGTAATTTTCACGCCCGCTACGCCAGCCATAACCTGACGCTAAAGCTGGAACTGCCGGAGCACGCGCCGTTTTTTGGCGATCCTGACCGGCTGATTCAGCTGTTTACTAACCTGCTGGAAAACAGCCTGCGCTATACCGATCGCAACGGCAGCGTCAGCCTGGCGCTTTACGCCAGCACCGCAGGCTGGCGGCTGCTGATCGATGATTCCGCGCCGGGAGTGGATGACGCGCAACGCGAGCAGATTTTCGAACGCTTCTACCGCACCGAAGGATCGCGCAATCGCGCCAGCGGCGGTTCCGGGCTGGGGCTGGCTATCTGTCGAAATATTGTCGAAGCGCATGGCGGGGTGATGTCTGCGGATCACTCCGATTTAGGTGGACTGCAAATCAGAGTAGACTTACCGCATGATAAACTCTGA